Proteins co-encoded in one Aspergillus flavus chromosome 2, complete sequence genomic window:
- a CDS encoding electron transfer flavo protein ubiquinone oxidoreductase (electron-transferring-flavoprotein dehydrogenase), whose translation MASKGAVLPLLRRELRPASSRFSRASFSSAAAPLRSSRSSALTSGRRTTRQAVPFTPSRTLGQFRCFSQSLSNKLTDENGHFDPRQVERESDEVDVCIVGGGPAGLAAAIRLKQLANEAGNEEFRVIVLEKAGEIGAHILSGNVLEPTAINELIPDWLSEENPSRFEGATPAKGDKMRFLTKNSAIPIPAPPQMNNHGNYIISLNELTKWLGERAEELGVEIYPGFAASELVYKSDGSVLGVATNDLGLGRDGRAKESFERGMEFHARITLLAEGCHGSLTKQVIKKYDLRRDSQPQTYGIGLKEVWEIQPEKFKSGEIIHSMGYPLPKDTYGGSWLYHFGDNMVSVGMVVGLDYPNPWLSPYGEFQKLKHHPLFKEVLEGGKCISYGARALNEGGFQSIPKCAFPGGALIGDTAGFLNVPKIKGTHSAMKSGMLAAESAFSALNGKQDDATVFLFDYEDALRKSSIWKELYEVRNMRPSFSTPLGIYGGIMYSGLEAYLFKGRTPWTLKHHSTDAAATKQASECEKIEYPKPDGVISFDILTSVSRTGTNHEEDQPVHLQVADWDKHKDIAWPKYKGVENRFCPAGVYEYVEDSTKEHGVRFQINAQNCIHCKTCDIKVPTQDINWQTPQGGEGPKYFMT comes from the exons ATGGCTTCGAAAGGAGCCGTTTTGCCTCTCTTGAGGCGCGAACTGCGACCTGCTTCCTCCCGGTTCTCAAgagcttctttctcatctgcCGCGGCCCCTCTCCGGAGCTCTAGAAGCTCTGCTTTGACATCCGGTCGGAGGACAACCCGTCAAGCAGTACCCTTCACACCAAGTCGGACTCTCGGCCAATTTCGATGCTTCTCGCAGTCGCTATCCAATAAGCTCACTGACGAGAATGGCCACTTTGATCCCCGCCAAGTGGAAAGGGAATCGGACGAGGTCGATGTTTGTATTGTTGGTGGCG GCCCTGCTGGTCTTGCCGCAGCGATTCGCCTAAAGCAGCTGGCCAATGAAGCTGGCAACGAAGAGTTTCGTGTTATTGTGTTGGAAAAGGCCGGCGAGATAGGCGCGCATATTCTCTCGGGCAATGTTCTAGAGCCGACCGCTATAAATGAGCTTATACCGGATTGGCTGTCGGAGGAGAACCCCTCAAGATTCGAGGGTGCTACACCGGCAAAAGGAGACAAGATGCGCTTTTTGACTAAGAACTCGGCAATTCCCATTCCTGCGCCACCGCAGATGAACAATCACGGCAATTATATCATCAGCTTGAACGAGTTGACCAAATGGTTGGGTGAACGAGCCGAGGAACTGGGTGTGGAAATCTACCCTGGCTTTGCTGCCAGTGAGCTGGTCTACAAGTCTGATGGATCAGTGCTTGGTGTCGCAACCAATGATCTCGGATTAGGCCGTGATGGCAGAGCTAAGGAGAGCTTCGAGCGTGGTATGGAGTTTCACGCTCGTATAACCCTGCTGGCAGAGGGTTGCCATGGTAGTTTGACAAAGCAGGTCATCAAAAAGTATGATCTCAGACGCGATAGCCAACCGCAAACCTATGGAATCGGACTGAAGGAGGTTTGGGAAATTCAACCAGAAAAGTTCAAGTCGGGTGAAATTATTCATTCTATGGGTTACCCGCTTCCCAAGGATACCTATGGTGGATCGTGGTTGTATCATTTTGGTGATAACATGGTCAGTGTTGGGATGGTGGTTGGTCTTGATTATCCTAACCCGTGGCTCTCGCCGTATGGGGAGTTCCAGAAGCTCAAGCACCACCCTCTTTTCAAGGAGGTCCTGGAGGGTGGTAAGTGCATCTCGTATGGTGCCAGAGCTCTGAACGAGGGTGGTTTCCAGTCGATCCCGAAGTGTGCATTCCCAGGTGGCGCCCTCATTGGTGACACTGCTGGATTTTTGAATGTTCCTAAGATTAAGGGTACCCACTCGGCTATGAAGTCGGGTATGCTGGCTGCTGAATCTGCTTTCTCAGCATTGAATGGTAAGCAGGACGATGCAACCGTTTTCCTATTTGACTATGAGGATGCTCTTCGAAAGTCGTCGATCTGGAAGGAGCTGTACGAGGTGCGCAACATGAGACCCTCCTTCAGTACTCCGCTCGGCATCTACGGCGGCATCATGTATTCCGGGTTGGAAGCCTATCTTTTCAAGGGCAGGACCCCATGGACACTCAAGCATCACAGCACAGATGCTGCAGCCACCAAGCAAGCTTCTGAGTGCGAGAAGATTGAGTACCCCAAGCCGGATGGCGTAATTAGCTTCGATATTCTGACCAGCGTGAGTCGGACCGGTACCAATCACGAGGAAGACCAGCCGGTACACTTGCAGGTGGCGGACTGGGACAAACACAAGGACATTGCTTGGCCTAAATACAAGGGGGTGGAGAACCGGTTCTGCCCCGCCGGAGTGTACGAATATGTGGAGGATTCGACCAAGGAGCACGGTGTTCGGTTCCAAATCAATGCTCAGAA CTGCATTCACTGCAAGACCTGTGACATCAAGGTGCCGACGCAAGACATCAATTGGCAAACCCCTCAAGGTGGTGAGGGTCCCAAATATTTCATGACCTGA
- a CDS encoding TATA-box binding protein, translating to MDSLTTHPSTAQQARAFTSPASLSFPGGAGDLTPPSDKDGNMAMNLQGVNGHVNGQQQGGNATNGNGVTPATPVATPGANTPGSGIVPTLQNIVATVNLDCRLDLKTIALHARNAEYNPKRFAAVIMRIREPKTTALIFASGKMVVTGAKSEDDSKLASRKYARIIQKLGFNAKFTDFKIQNIVGSCDIKFPIRLEGLASRHHNFSSYEPELFPGLIYRMMKPKIVLLIFVSGKIVLTGAKVREEIYQAFELIYPVLSDFRKV from the exons ATGGATTCTCTCACGACCCATCCCTCCACCGCGCAGCAGGCCCGGGCCTTCACTTCTCCTGCCTCCCTGTCCTTTCCCGGTGGTGCCGGTGACTTGACGCCGCCTTCCGATAAAGACGGAAATATGGCGATGAACCTTCAGGGTGTAAACGGACATGTGAACGGTCAGCAGCAGGGAGGAAATGCCACCAACGGCAACGGGGTGACACCCGCTACTCCTGTTGCAACTCCGGGTGCCAACACTCCGGGGAGTGGCATTGTGCCTACGTTGCA AAACATTGTCGCTACTGTAAATCTTGACTGTCGCCTGGATTTGAAAACTATTGCGCTCCACGCAAGAAATGCGGAGTACAATCCAAAG CGTTTCGCGGCCGTGATCATGCGTATTCGTGAACCCAAAACCACCGCTTTGATCTTCGCCTCGGGCAAGATGGTTGTCACTGGTGCCAAGTCCGAGGATGACTCGAAGCTGGCATCCAGGAAGTATGCGCGTATCATCCAAAAGCTCGGATTCAATGCCAAGTTCACGGATTTCAAGATCCAGAACATTGTGGGCTCCTGTGACATCAAGTTCCCCATTCGCCTGGAAGGTTTGGCTAGTCGCCATCACAACTTCAGTTCTTATGAACCTGAGTTGTTCCCTGGTCTCATCTACCGTATGATGAAGCCCAAGATCGTGCTTTTGATCTTCGTCAGTGGCAAGATTGTATTGACCGGCGCCAAGGTCCGTGAAGAGATCTACCAGGCGTTCGAACTGATCTACCCTGTGCTTTCTG ATTTCCGCAAAGTCTAA
- a CDS encoding fructosyl amino acid oxidasesarcosine oxidase (unnamed protein product) translates to MALPPKILIVGGGVFGLSTALSLSRRHPTSEVTVLEASPIIPNPEGSSVDASRIVRADYSHPVYTKLADAAIERWRNTEWGAEDNRYIQSGLLLVYPEGNTNGKEYARKSYNNVKELGNDVELLPSKKDVLRVAHAYGEELNVAGGYVNWGSGWSDAEAGVRYAKKLLDTEGKVTFKTGEVKSLLYADQSAGASQRKVTGVLLEDGSSLTADLVVLATGAWTGKLVDLRGRALSTGQAVAFVQISDEEQRRLEHMPTILNFATGFFIIPPRKNLLKIARHAYGYINPKNVPVPGVEGETMQVSLPEPGVPVPLEGEEALRSALRNLLPSMGDRPFIHTRVCWYTDTPEGHFIITYHPDHSNLFLATGGSGHGYKFLPVLGDKIVDAMEGKLEPELSEIWKWPAAVEGEFEGDGSRSGPKGLRLMDELAKTKKAQRKGVL, encoded by the exons ATGGCTTTACCACCCAAAATCCTCATCGTAGGTGGAGGTGTCTTCGGAT TATCCACCGCCCTCTCACTTTCCCGGAGGCATCCAACAAGCGAAGTGACCGTTCTAGAGGCGTCGCCTATAATCCCCAACCCTGAAGGCTCCTCAGTTGACGCCTCACGCATCGTTCGCGCTGACTACTCGCACCCTGTTTACACGAAACTCGCAGACGCAGCTATTGAGCGCTGGCGTAACACCGAATGGGGCGCCGAAGATAACCGATACATCCAGAGCGGACTACTTCTCGTCTACCCAGAAGGAAACACCAATGGCAAAGAATACGCCAGGAAGAGCTACAACAACGTTAAGGAGCTAGGAAACGATGTCGAGCTACTGCCATCCAAAAAAGACGTTCTGCGGGTGGCGCACGCCTACGGGGAGGAATTGAATGTGGCGGGTGGCTACGTGAATTGGGGTTCAGGCTGGTCGGACGCCGAAGCCGGAGTTCGATATGCGAAGAAGCTTCTCGACACCGAGGGCAAGGTCACCTTCAAAACGGGGGAAGTCAAGAGCCTCCTCTATGCAGACCAATCTGCCGGTGCCTCTCAGCGCAAGGTGACTGGTGTTCTCTTGGAAGATGGATCCTCCCTCACGGCCGATCTGGTCGTTCTTGCGACGGGTGCTTGGACGGGTAAGCTCGTCGACCTCCGCGGCCGGGCCCTCTCAACAGGCCAGGCGGTTGCGTTCGTCCAGATCTCCGACGAGGAGCAGCGGCGACTGGAGCACATGCCTACTATCCTCAACTTCGCGACAggtttcttcatcatcccgCCCCGCAAAAACCTGTTGAAGATCGCTCGTCACGCCTACGGCTATATCAATCCCAAGAATGTGCCTGTTCCCGGTGTCGAGGGAGAAACGATGCAAGTCAGTTTGCCGGAACCCGGGGTCCCAGTTCCGctagaaggcgaagaagctcTGAGATCCGCCTTGAGAAATCTGCTACCTAGCATGGGTGACCGGCCCTTCATCCACACTCGAGTCTGCTGGTACACAGACAC ACCCGAAGGTCACTTCATCATCACTTATCATCCCGACCATtcgaatctcttcctcgCTACGGGTGGCAGTGGGCACGGGTACAAGTTCCTCCCGGTGCTCGGGGACAAGATCGTCGATGCCATGGAAGGGAAACTTGAGCCGGAGCTGAGCGAGATTTGGAAATGGCCGGCGGCTGTAGAGGGCGAGTTTGAAGGTGATGGAAGCCGGTCTGGTCCGAAGGGCTTGCGGTTGATGGACGAGCTGGCCAAAACCAAGAAAGCACAGCGGAAGGGCGTCCTGTAA
- a CDS encoding ubiquinone/menaquinone biosynthesis-related protein: MSASRVGRAALKAKVPVTGPKRTGSKIPVDGSGKKPPAASRLPKRANPHLLNLQETQPRMSPKVMTILGVGVLGMSTYCGYLYASYRREVTHAQSMDVPRDVSDRYNQTARSFDADVEMSEKLMRMGKKRRDLVQKARGNVLEVSCGTGRNLEYYELGQQRKPNERGQVELRGCRSVTFVDLSPQMVEIARGKFQKLHPDFKDVNFRAQDVKEVAPPTTGDKRAYYDTIVQTMGLCSMPDPVGALRHLGSITEPEKGQILLLEHGRSHYDWLNRILDNLAPAHADRHGCWWNRDIGAIVRESGLEVVEEKRWHFGTTWKYVLKPARGN; this comes from the exons ATGAGCGCGTCTCGAGTAGGCCGGGCCGCGCTAAAGGCCAAAGTGCCTGTTACCGGTCCTAAAAGGACCGGCAGTAAGATTCCAGTTGATGGTTCTGG CAAGAAGCCGCCAGCAGCATCGCGGTTGCCGAAGCGGGCTAACCCACATCTCCTGAATCTCCAAGAGACACAACCCCGCATGTCTCCCAAAGTGATGACCATTCTAGGGGTCGGTGTCCTCGGCATGAGCACATACTGTGGGTATCTATACGCCTCCTACAGACGGGAAGTGACCCATGCACAGTCTATGGACGTGCCTAGGGATGTATCGGATCGATACAATCAGACAGCTAGGAGCTTTGACGCAGATGTCGAGATGTCTGAGAAGCTAATGCGAATGGGGAAGAAGCGGCGAGATCTTGTCCAGAAGGCCCGTGGGAATGTGCTCGAGGTGAGCTGTGGCACAGGTCGAAATCTGGAATATTACGAACTTGGACAGCAGAGAAAGCCCAATGAGCGGGGACAAGTAGAGCTTCGGGGATGCCGCTCTGTTACGTTCGTCGATCTCAGCCCACAGATGGTGGAGATCGCGCGAGGGAAGTTCCAGAAGTTGCATCCCGATTTCAAGGATGTCAACTTCCGGGCACAGGATGTAAAGGAGGTTGCTCCTCCGACGACCGGGGATAAGCGGGCTTATTATGATACGATCGTGCAGACCATGGGATTATGTTCAATGCCAGACCCCGTTGGCgctcttcgtcatctgggGTCTATCACTGAGCCGGAAAAGGGACAGATTCTGCTTTTGGAGCACGGCCGGTCGCACTATGACTGGCTGAATCGTATCCTAGACAATCTTGCTCCCGCCCATGCGGACCGCCATGGATGTTGGTGGAACCGGGATATTGGAGCGATTGTTCGGGAGAGTGGTCTGGAAGTTGTGGAGGAGAAACGGTGGCATTTTGGAACTACATGGAAATACGTGCTGAAACCAGCACGTGGTAATTAG